From a region of the Pseudanabaena sp. ABRG5-3 genome:
- a CDS encoding Uma2 family endonuclease, with protein sequence MIQALAKSDHEHIVRQFVTWEQFQALESAFADIDGVRLIYCEGVLEIVGIGRLHEMICTLLGALLISYFTLKRIRFVSTGAYTQSLQGRTKFQADLSYNFDTEKEISDLCIELVVTIGNVAKLRKYQLLEVPEVWFWEEGKISIFCLRSGDYVQSSHSLCLPDLDIEHLEQCLLMDSQLDAMLALAERYK encoded by the coding sequence ATGATCCAAGCTTTAGCTAAGTCCGATCACGAACATATTGTTAGGCAGTTCGTAACGTGGGAGCAGTTCCAAGCATTAGAATCTGCTTTTGCAGATATTGATGGTGTGCGGCTAATTTACTGTGAGGGAGTTTTAGAGATTGTGGGTATTGGGCGACTGCATGAAATGATTTGTACTTTGCTTGGGGCATTGTTAATTTCATATTTCACGCTCAAGCGCATTCGGTTTGTTTCTACTGGTGCATATACCCAGTCTTTGCAAGGACGTACCAAGTTTCAAGCGGATTTGTCCTATAACTTTGATACAGAGAAAGAGATTTCGGATTTGTGTATCGAGTTGGTGGTGACGATTGGTAATGTCGCCAAGCTCAGAAAATATCAGTTGCTAGAAGTCCCTGAAGTTTGGTTTTGGGAAGAGGGGAAGATTAGTATTTTTTGCTTGCGGTCTGGGGATTATGTGCAGAGTTCCCATAGCTTATGTTTGCCTGATTTGGATATTGAGCATTTGGAGCAATGTCTGTTGATGGATTCTCAGTTAGATGCAATGTTGGCTTTGGCTGAAAGGTATAAATAA
- a CDS encoding PIN domain-containing protein yields the protein MLETRNVFIDTQYFVQTGLYFDNPALKSFRELCEAGELFHITTSVVMREVENHINLSVKEALNAMQTFKRKARILSSLNDGYIKSLFAEILEEDVYMKANDVFLKFIEGCQTKCINATCVDTETILNLYFDRKPPFGDGKKKSEFPDAFSLFSLKSYLNKKDEKIYVVSEDPDMKAFCDGDSQLKSISSLAKVLDLYNEHTNTITAEVKRYFATNVESVKEEIKDYLENCDVYNSSRKDDFEVWGIEVINVGDIDPSILSISPKEIQITFDVMVHFEVHVEPLDTYFGEDGRPNTFPSGGGYVASVTNTYLVEVNLSYEFINGSLNVNQVDFHIADVLNGIGVII from the coding sequence GTGCTAGAGACAAGAAACGTTTTTATAGATACTCAGTACTTTGTTCAAACTGGACTTTATTTCGATAATCCCGCTTTAAAGTCTTTCAGAGAACTATGTGAAGCTGGTGAGCTATTTCATATAACAACGAGTGTTGTTATGAGAGAGGTTGAAAATCATATCAATCTCTCAGTAAAAGAAGCTTTGAATGCAATGCAAACATTTAAACGTAAAGCTCGCATTCTCTCATCATTGAATGATGGATATATCAAGTCTTTGTTCGCTGAAATATTAGAAGAAGATGTGTATATGAAAGCAAATGATGTCTTTCTCAAATTTATTGAAGGCTGTCAGACTAAATGTATTAATGCGACTTGTGTTGATACTGAAACTATTTTAAATCTTTATTTTGATAGGAAACCTCCTTTTGGAGATGGGAAGAAAAAATCAGAGTTTCCTGATGCTTTTTCGTTGTTTTCGTTAAAGTCATATTTAAACAAAAAAGACGAAAAAATTTATGTGGTTTCTGAAGATCCTGATATGAAAGCATTCTGTGATGGTGACTCACAATTAAAATCAATTAGTTCATTAGCTAAAGTACTAGATTTATATAATGAGCATACAAATACGATAACGGCTGAAGTGAAGCGTTACTTTGCTACTAATGTGGAGTCAGTTAAGGAAGAAATCAAAGATTATCTTGAGAATTGTGATGTATATAACTCTTCAAGGAAAGATGATTTTGAAGTATGGGGGATTGAAGTAATAAACGTGGGAGATATTGATCCTTCTATTCTCTCTATCAGCCCTAAAGAAATTCAAATAACATTCGATGTTATGGTTCATTTTGAAGTACATGTAGAACCTCTTGACACATATTTTGGAGAAGATGGTCGTCCGAATACCTTCCCGTCGGGCGGGGGATATGTGGCGAGTGTAACAAATACATATCTAGTCGAGGTCAATTTATCATATGAATTTATTAATGGAAGTCTTAATGTTAATCAAGTGGATTTCCACATAGCTGATGTTTTAAATGGAATAGGTGTGATTATTTAG
- a CDS encoding response regulator transcription factor, whose translation MNNRILLIEDDPKLSKFIEMELGLEGYQITVAMTGLDGLQLARDTQPDLVILDWMLPEISGLDICTRLRKTGVQVPIIMLTAKDEIRDRVTGLNAGADDYLTKPFSIEELLARIKARMRRMYPEAIDNLQFEDITLKHTSREVHRAGQRVDLTAKEFDLLEFMLRHPQQVLTRDQILESVWGYDFMGESNIIEVYIRALRIKLEVHNSKRLLHTVRGVGYVLRGQA comes from the coding sequence ATGAATAATCGCATTCTGCTGATTGAAGATGATCCCAAGTTATCGAAATTTATCGAAATGGAACTTGGTTTAGAAGGTTATCAAATAACTGTGGCGATGACTGGCTTAGATGGTTTGCAATTAGCCCGTGATACGCAACCCGATCTGGTGATTTTAGATTGGATGTTGCCTGAAATATCAGGATTAGATATCTGCACAAGATTACGCAAAACGGGTGTACAAGTGCCGATCATTATGCTGACCGCTAAAGATGAAATTCGCGATCGCGTTACAGGTTTAAATGCAGGAGCCGATGACTATCTCACTAAGCCCTTTAGTATTGAAGAATTGCTGGCGAGAATCAAGGCAAGAATGCGGCGCATGTATCCCGAAGCGATCGACAATTTGCAATTTGAAGATATTACCCTAAAACATACTTCTCGCGAAGTCCATCGGGCAGGGCAGAGAGTCGATCTCACTGCTAAAGAATTTGACCTACTAGAATTTATGCTACGCCATCCTCAACAAGTTCTCACCCGCGATCAGATTCTCGAATCAGTATGGGGCTATGACTTCATGGGCGAGTCAAATATTATTGAGGTGTACATTCGAGCTTTACGCATCAAATTGGAAGTACATAATTCTAAACGGCTATTACATACGGTGCGCGGCGTGGGCTATGTTTTGCGCGGTCAAGCATAG
- a CDS encoding sensor histidine kinase yields the protein MYKSIRTAITHIFSKRVSHTSLQFRLTVELIALAVISLTGVAVWAGWKMEQTVVNGHKQMLEYVAMRFPDQVEMYMETGGIQAGIERTSNKVSTSELAILVKGGNGEVIAKSTKNYDLSSDIQHIGDTQVPTTPQVIQIGDRYVVMCGNPLTVNGKIVGKVYLSQDITNDQLQLNNGIYGLIIVSISATMILIVAIALRVRKALSPLQEMSQMASLISIDDLSAAKLELAKAPDEILGLAQTFNEMLQRLSSAWEQQRQFVGNVSHELRTPLTVIGGYLQSLLRRGDNLSVYQKQAIATASAETERTIQMLQDLLDLARADSGNLHFRQAPVFLNTLVAEVAAMSAKVSDRSVTAITQNQDIVALVDQDRLQQVLINLVDNAIKYSSDPVEIKLETREDQAMIHVCDRGIGIALVHQQRVFERFYRSDDPSTRSRDGTGLGLAIAKSLVEGMNGKISLLSKPNEGSIFTISLPLWNPQR from the coding sequence ATGTATAAATCAATTAGAACAGCGATCACGCATATATTTAGCAAGCGAGTTTCCCATACCTCCCTACAGTTTCGTTTGACCGTAGAATTGATTGCCCTTGCGGTAATTAGCTTAACGGGGGTGGCTGTTTGGGCTGGTTGGAAAATGGAACAGACAGTGGTTAATGGTCACAAGCAAATGCTGGAATATGTAGCGATGCGTTTTCCCGATCAAGTGGAAATGTATATGGAAACAGGGGGGATTCAAGCAGGTATAGAACGCACATCTAATAAGGTTTCCACTTCAGAATTAGCGATTCTCGTTAAGGGGGGCAATGGCGAAGTTATTGCCAAATCCACGAAAAATTATGACCTATCCTCAGATATACAACATATTGGTGATACCCAAGTGCCAACTACGCCACAGGTAATCCAAATCGGCGATCGCTATGTGGTTATGTGTGGCAATCCTCTAACTGTCAATGGCAAAATAGTTGGTAAGGTTTATCTTTCTCAAGATATTACCAATGATCAATTACAGCTAAATAATGGCATTTACGGATTAATCATCGTTAGTATTAGCGCAACGATGATCTTGATTGTGGCGATCGCCCTGCGGGTTCGCAAAGCCCTTTCGCCTTTGCAGGAAATGAGTCAGATGGCAAGTCTGATTTCCATTGATGATCTCAGTGCTGCCAAATTGGAACTAGCCAAGGCTCCCGATGAGATTTTGGGATTAGCCCAGACTTTTAATGAAATGCTCCAGAGATTGTCGAGCGCTTGGGAGCAGCAGCGTCAATTTGTCGGCAATGTATCCCATGAGTTACGCACACCGCTAACCGTGATTGGCGGCTATTTGCAAAGCTTGCTGCGCCGAGGCGACAATTTGAGTGTCTATCAAAAACAAGCGATCGCAACCGCTAGCGCCGAAACTGAGCGCACGATCCAGATGCTCCAAGATTTGCTAGATCTGGCCCGTGCCGATAGTGGCAATTTGCATTTTCGGCAAGCTCCTGTTTTTTTAAATACTCTAGTTGCGGAAGTAGCGGCAATGAGTGCCAAAGTCAGCGATCGCTCAGTTACAGCCATAACCCAAAATCAAGATATTGTTGCTCTGGTAGACCAAGATCGGCTGCAACAGGTTTTGATTAATTTAGTGGATAATGCCATTAAATATTCCTCTGATCCAGTGGAAATTAAATTGGAAACTAGAGAAGATCAAGCGATGATCCATGTGTGTGATCGCGGTATTGGTATTGCTCTTGTCCATCAACAGCGTGTATTTGAGCGTTTTTATCGCAGTGATGATCCTTCCACCCGTTCCCGTGATGGTACTGGTCTGGGCTTAGCGATCGCCAAAAGCCTAGTAGAAGGGATGAATGGTAAAATCAGTCTTCTATCCAAACCAAATGAGGGTAGTATTTTTACAATCAGTTTACCGCTATGGAATCCGCAACGATGA
- a CDS encoding DUF29 domain-containing protein — MTQTIARKSLYESDYLLWTQETITKLKARDFDHVDFENLIEEIEDLGRSYRDELESRLDVLLSHILKRLYVPLVNDYNGWERTIREQRKQIRRRLEKSPSLKNYLAEIFDNIWKEALKEVREDYPQYEFPDLWHFNRDIDTLLNGNFWS; from the coding sequence GAAAATCCTTATATGAATCTGACTACCTTCTTTGGACTCAAGAGACTATAACTAAGTTAAAAGCTAGAGACTTTGATCATGTAGACTTTGAAAACTTGATAGAGGAGATTGAGGATTTGGGGCGTTCTTATCGGGATGAGCTAGAGAGTCGATTGGATGTATTGCTATCGCATATTTTGAAGCGTTTGTACGTTCCTCTGGTCAATGATTACAATGGTTGGGAAAGAACAATTAGAGAACAGCGTAAACAAATTAGACGACGTTTAGAAAAGTCTCCTAGTCTTAAAAATTATTTGGCTGAAATTTTTGATAATATTTGGAAAGAGGCTCTTAAGGAAGTTCGAGAAGACTATCCACAGTATGAATTTCCTGATTTGTGGCACTTTAATCGTGATATTGATACATTGTTAAATGGTAATTTCTGGAGTTAA
- a CDS encoding BrnT family toxin, whose product MLFDWDEEKAKSNLAKHGISFDEATSVFDDPLFLTFADPEHSVLEQRFLIMGESARGRLLVVSYTDRQDITRLISARPATRKERKVYESEL is encoded by the coding sequence ATGTTGTTTGATTGGGATGAGGAAAAAGCCAAAAGCAATCTTGCTAAGCATGGAATCTCTTTCGATGAAGCTACTTCTGTATTTGACGATCCGTTATTTTTAACCTTTGCCGATCCAGAACATTCTGTGCTGGAACAACGTTTTCTTATTATGGGAGAATCAGCCAGAGGAAGATTACTAGTGGTTTCTTACACTGATCGTCAAGATATCACCCGTCTAATTAGCGCCCGTCCAGCCACTCGCAAAGAACGTAAAGTATATGAATCAGAACTTTGA
- a CDS encoding cytochrome c biogenesis protein CcdA, with product MQTTSKKNSPKIPKKWFVFGGLALLGFLLALFIIEPVSKGLEYAISIVENRYQEWFAQQDTANPLVLMPLAFTGGLIASVSPCILAMLPINLSYIGTRNITSRKDAFVKAGMFVLGNVIILSLFGLVSSFAGFVIVEYRGHINVVVGTIILIMGLGLLGLIRIPLPQINVGGTNFGPFGVGLTYALVSSPCASPVLFAVLAASAASGSQILSVLTMVSYALGYTIVIFLSSLLTGFAKQARLLMNYSEGITKFGSVALILAGIYYLFIGVKWFIGG from the coding sequence ATGCAAACTACAAGCAAAAAAAACAGCCCTAAAATTCCTAAAAAATGGTTTGTTTTTGGAGGATTAGCACTTCTAGGTTTTTTACTCGCTCTATTCATTATTGAACCAGTATCTAAAGGACTGGAATATGCCATATCTATCGTTGAAAATCGCTATCAAGAATGGTTCGCTCAACAGGATACCGCTAACCCATTGGTTCTCATGCCCCTCGCCTTTACAGGTGGCTTGATCGCCAGTGTTTCTCCTTGCATTTTAGCGATGCTCCCCATCAACTTGAGCTATATCGGTACTCGCAATATCACTTCTCGCAAAGATGCCTTTGTCAAAGCAGGAATGTTTGTGCTTGGTAATGTAATTATCCTCAGTCTATTTGGATTAGTTTCTTCCTTCGCTGGCTTTGTGATTGTGGAATATCGCGGTCATATTAATGTGGTAGTGGGAACGATTATTCTGATTATGGGGCTTGGTTTGCTGGGATTGATTAGGATTCCATTACCGCAAATTAATGTTGGTGGAACTAATTTTGGTCCTTTTGGAGTTGGTTTAACCTACGCTTTGGTTAGTTCCCCCTGTGCAAGTCCTGTCTTGTTTGCCGTGCTTGCGGCTTCGGCGGCAAGTGGTTCGCAAATTCTATCGGTGCTAACGATGGTCAGCTATGCTTTGGGCTATACGATTGTGATCTTTTTATCTAGTTTGCTGACTGGTTTTGCCAAACAAGCTCGGCTTCTAATGAATTATTCGGAGGGGATTACTAAATTTGGCAGCGTCGCGCTGATTTTGGCAGGAATTTACTATCTATTTATAGGTGTAAAGTGGTTTATTGGCGGCTAA
- a CDS encoding cupin produces MQSIESKQAIAQDWLVNNESQCFPFASLQEDLLENPFPYRLYRFLTDVENIIWQESDDRLRLQKICPLVRRLLNDSEWILTSFAMPDRETGWSVQMIYDEPDFALTVQTVAWSPQRISSIHNHATWGIVALIDGEEKNTFWQRSPSVEFPDRLVKTGEHTLTAGDILCLMPEAIHQIEAIGDEPTISFNIYGITDYSRRFEFDIEQHTAKKF; encoded by the coding sequence GTGCAATCAATAGAATCAAAGCAAGCGATCGCTCAAGACTGGTTAGTTAACAACGAAAGCCAATGTTTTCCTTTTGCATCTTTGCAGGAAGATTTGCTAGAAAATCCCTTCCCCTATCGACTCTATCGATTTCTTACTGATGTAGAGAATATCATTTGGCAAGAATCAGATGATCGCTTGCGATTACAAAAAATCTGTCCATTAGTGCGGCGGTTGCTGAATGATTCGGAATGGATTTTGACTAGTTTTGCAATGCCAGATCGCGAAACGGGTTGGTCGGTGCAGATGATTTATGATGAACCAGATTTTGCGCTAACGGTGCAGACCGTCGCTTGGTCGCCGCAGCGTATTTCGTCAATTCATAATCATGCAACTTGGGGAATCGTGGCGCTGATTGATGGCGAGGAGAAAAATACTTTTTGGCAGCGATCGCCTAGTGTGGAATTTCCTGATCGCCTTGTCAAAACGGGTGAACATACGCTCACGGCTGGTGATATTCTCTGTTTGATGCCTGAGGCAATTCATCAAATTGAAGCGATCGGCGATGAGCCCACGATCAGTTTTAATATCTACGGTATAACTGACTATAGCCGCAGGTTTGAGTTTGATATAGAGCAGCATACCGCTAAAAAATTTTAG